The sequence below is a genomic window from Alosa alosa isolate M-15738 ecotype Scorff River chromosome 5, AALO_Geno_1.1, whole genome shotgun sequence.
ttgaaaataataaCATTCTGCATCGTATTGTATGCAGTTACTTAACCTAAAAGTATAATCAATGGCCAATGCTGGGAAACTGGCATCTGAGAGCTCACCTGAATGTCATTAGGGGGAGCAGTAACTTTAACTGCACAGCAGCTGTATAACTGAATGATGTGCACTGCTCACTCCAATAAAGTTAGTTtttatgacataatgcgcaTTAATACAACAATTACAATTCCCTCATGTCCCCTGGCTAGTCACATATGTGCAGGAATTATTTTCACGGGAGACTTTACAAGGAATTCACAGAAAGCAAATATATGATGAAGTCAAACTCACCTATCCACGCTGATCACACACAAAGTCATTATAGAGGCTGTACAACACATAACATCCATTCCGATAAAAATGTTGCAAAACACCTCGCCAAAAAGCCATTTGCCTCCAGTCAGGTCTGTTACTATAACAAATGGCATAACTACAAGCGCCACGGAGAGGTCTGCTACTGCCAGAGATACCAACAGATAGTTTGATGGCTGGCGCAGTTTTTTAACCACGCACACTGCAATAACTACCAGAGTGTTTCCCATCACTGTGACCGCTGTGATGATAGCCAGCATAGTCCCAATGAATATTTTCTCCACCGTGTCAAAGTCGAGTAATTGCTCCCCGCACGATTTGTTCTGCATGATGGAGACGTTTCCCGTCGTAACAGCGTTGTAGCATGGGTGTACGGTGTTGCTGAGAAGTTCAGAATCATTCTCCCTGCTTTTAAAAGTGAGATCTACACCTGAATTGAACATTACGGCATTGAACCTCCAGTGATGTTGAAAAGGACATCTCGCCAACTACGCGCCCCCCTGGAGCGCATGCTTCACTCTCTCATCTTTGAAAATGTCAGTCCTATACTTCCAGTACAAATAAAAAGAGTTTCTGAAACAGTTGGTAACAACAAACTAAGGTATACAATATAACACTGTCCCTTGATGTGATGTCTGGAGACGTAAGAAGAGGTGGATAATGCGTCATTCTTCTGAGAGCTTCGCTACAGTGTGGTGACGTCCGGAGCACCATACGAAAGTGGAAAGGCAGGGAATCACGCGGTACTCTCCGCGCAGAAAGGAATACTGCGCTTGCCACGCATTACGACGTTCAGTGACATGTGGTCATATTTCTTGTGTGGCACACCATAACACTCTGGTATCAGATatgatcattaaaaaaaaaaaaaaaaacttgagggTGAAAAATCCATATGCCAGGGAATGCTATCGCAATTGTCCACACACCAACTCCAGTTTAAATTCAGTGGAGAGGGTTTACTGAAATTCCAGTCGGACGAGTTCATTATAGCCCCTGCCCCTATTTTTGTCTTACTTTTTAGCTTTGTCAAATAGTTGCACTGGAAAACAAAAATAAGATTGACATACAAAAAGCTGATTTTGGCAAACAGTTTGACCACTCCAGCAGTCTCTCATGAAAATGTGAATAGACACAAATCTAAAGGAAACAGATATGGTTAGACTACCGGAAAAGTACCAGGATGTGGGAACCTTGTTTGTGAAACAGCCATGCTTGATGACCCTTGGGGTTCTGGTGACCATGCATCCCAACACTGCAGCTGTCattgctctgtgtgtgctggCAACAGCAGCCCTCACTGGTCATTAGACTCTTTCCAACCTGATGGACAGAATGGTATTGATGTTTGTCACTGCAGatcatggttatggttatgtttTCTTTCCCAGTCTCAGGATAAACAGCAATTGCAGGCCAAGATGC
It includes:
- the htr7c gene encoding 5-hydroxytryptamine receptor 7; the protein is MFNSGVDLTFKSRENDSELLSNTVHPCYNAVTTGNVSIMQNKSCGEQLLDFDTVEKIFIGTMLAIITAVTVMGNTLVVIAVCVVKKLRQPSNYLLVSLAVADLSVALVVMPFVIVTDLTGGKWLFGEVFCNIFIGMDVMCCTASIMTLCVISVDRYLGITRPLTYPARQNGQLMAKMILGVWLVSASITLPPFCGWAKNVHTGGVCLISQDLGYTVYSTAVAFYIPMLVMLMSHHQ